ATCGCCGGACAATGATGATTTATTGTCCGGCGATTGTAATACTATTTTTCCCACCAGGCTTTGTAGGTAGTGGTTTCTTTTCCGCCCATTGCAGTAATTTCTGTACTGTAATGGGTGTTGTTGATTGTTTGTTCAGATGTAGGGTACAGGAAACGGGTCGGAATTACGCCGTTGTTCATATTGGCGGAACCTCCCGTCTGGAAGGCAGGATAACCCGTACGCCTATACTCTATCCATCCTTCGAAACCGTTGTTGATATTCACCAGCCATTTTTGAGTAATGATCTGCTTTAACGCATTGGCAGGTAAGGAATTATCCAGTGCAACGGCAGCATGTGTGAGATAGTTGGCCGCAGTGCCGGCACTCAGCCCGACTTCTGCATATGCACCTGTTACGCCGCTGTTATAGTAAGTGGTTGCCACACTGTTGCCGCCGGAAACAAGGCCTTTAATGGCTGCTTCTGCCAGAATAAACTGCTGTTCGGCATAAGTGATCACACGTGCTTTGATAAGCGCCGTATTGGTGCCTTTGGTAAAAGATACGTTGAAGTTGGAGCTCTGATTAGTTTGTGTGGTAGTTGCATCAACTACTAATGGCATACCGCCGTAGTTATTGAAACTGAATGCAGCACCTGACGGCGTCAGTGTATTCACCGCAAAGTACGCACTGATGCGGGAGCTGTCGCCGGTAGCTACAAACTGATCATACAGCGTACTGTTCATGTACTTAACGGCAAAGTCGCCGGAACGCTCTGTCAGACTCACAAAATTATACGGTGTTACCGTTGGTAATGTCAGTGCGGCACTTTGTGCAGCGCTCTGCATAATGGCGCCATCAGCAATAATAGACTGCATTTCGGCCGATACATCCATTTTAGAAGATACCCTTAACAGGTAACGTAACCTGAGTGCATTGATGAAAGCTCTCCAGTTGGTAACGCTGGAAGAATACAGCATATCCCCTTCTATCAGTCCGGCAGGATTGGCTTTTAACAGGCTATCCGCTTTTCTCAGACTTGGAATAATACCCTGTCCGGCATCTGTATAAACGGTTTGCTGCGAATCATACGCTGGTGTATATACGCCGGAATTGCCTTTGAGTGCCTGGAGGAAAGGAATGTCGCCCCAGAGTTCGGTCAGCTGCGCGAATGCGTAGGAACGCAGGGTAAGCGCCGCGGCCTGCAACATTGGGTTGTTCTTCTGCTGGGCCAGTGTATATAAAGTATTGGCGTCACGGGCAGCTTCAAACAATGGTATCCAGTAAGGTTCGTTGGTAACCGGAGAGTATCGTGTAGGCTGATCGTAGTAAGACTGGCTGAAAGTCATATACTGACTGTAGCCGTTACCCAGCGTCCATACGATGTTTGAGTTGTTATAGAACTCAGTTACGATCGTGTTGGACAGCAAGGTAGTTGCATCCGCCTGTTCGAGGGCGTTGGGGTTTTTATTGGTATTGGTCAGTTCTTTAGAACAGGCACTTAGTAATGCAGTAATACCTATACCCAGGATATATATATACTTTTTCATTTTTTATTCAGGTTAAATTACTAGAAACTAAGACCCAGAGAGAATCCGAGGCTTTTTGTAGAAGGAATGCTGAGGAACTCTGTTCCTGGCAGTATTTGCTGACCGCGCAATGCCAGTGTTTCAGGATCAACATCTTTGTTTTTGGTGAATTCCAGTATATTCCTTCCCACCAGGGAGAAGTTCAGTTTAGCTCCTGATGCATTACCGAAGATGTTTTTGAAGGTGTATCCCAGGCGCAGTTCACGTAATTTGATATACGATGCATCATACATGAAAGCCTCATTGTTGGATGCGTTGTAGTAGCCGTTGTAATACGTGGCAGCATCAACTTTTACAGTATTTGGAACGTATTTTCCGGAACCGTCCAGCATAACGCCTTTACCGATAATACCTGTTTGTCTGCCTTCCAGGGTTTCAACAGACATACCACCAGCGAGTACACCCAGTTCAGTATAAGAGAAGAATTTACCACCCTGATGCCAATCCCAGAGGAAGCTCAGGTTGAAATTTTTGTAACTGAACTCGTTATTCCAGGCAAGAATGAAATCCGGGTTGTAGTTGCCTAACAGGGAATTCTGCGTAGTGGTAAACTGAGGAACACCATTGTTATATACTATATTGCCCTGTGGGTCTCTTACAAAAGCATTTCCATACATATTACCCAGGCGCTGACCAACTTTTGCATCGTATTGAATAGCGCGATAGTAGCGGTCGTACTGCGTTACCTGTGCATATACATAGGTATCGATGCCGTCAGGCAGGGAAACAACTTTTCCTACGTTGTGACTGAAGTTGAAGTTCATGTCCCAGTTGAATCCTCCGGGATGCGCTGAACGTACAGGCGCTGCCGTTAGCATGAGCTCAATACCTTTGTTGTTGATCTTTCCACCATTCACATAAGCATTGGTATAACCGGAAGATACCGCGATTGGTAATTGTACCACTTCGTCTTTGGTATTAGACTGGTACACAGTTGCATCCAGGCCTAACCTGTTATGCAGGAACCTGATTTCGAGGCCTGCTTCAGTTGTTGTGGTAGATGATGGTTTGAGATTGTTGTTGGCCAATACGTTATTACCTGTTGTTAACGGGTAGTTGTTGAATGGTGTATTGGTAACATAGGTATTGCTGATAGAATATGGATCTGCATCACGTCCTACCTGTGCTGCTGATACGCGTACTTTCAGGAAAGAGATGGCGTGTGGCAGTGCTACCATATCGGAAATGATTCCACTCAGGGAAGCAGATGGATAGA
This window of the Chitinophaga sp. Cy-1792 genome carries:
- a CDS encoding SusD/RagB family nutrient-binding outer membrane lipoprotein → MKKYIYILGIGITALLSACSKELTNTNKNPNALEQADATTLLSNTIVTEFYNNSNIVWTLGNGYSQYMTFSQSYYDQPTRYSPVTNEPYWIPLFEAARDANTLYTLAQQKNNPMLQAAALTLRSYAFAQLTELWGDIPFLQALKGNSGVYTPAYDSQQTVYTDAGQGIIPSLRKADSLLKANPAGLIEGDMLYSSSVTNWRAFINALRLRYLLRVSSKMDVSAEMQSIIADGAIMQSAAQSAALTLPTVTPYNFVSLTERSGDFAVKYMNSTLYDQFVATGDSSRISAYFAVNTLTPSGAAFSFNNYGGMPLVVDATTTQTNQSSNFNVSFTKGTNTALIKARVITYAEQQFILAEAAIKGLVSGGNSVATTYYNSGVTGAYAEVGLSAGTAANYLTHAAVALDNSLPANALKQIITQKWLVNINNGFEGWIEYRRTGYPAFQTGGSANMNNGVIPTRFLYPTSEQTINNTHYSTEITAMGGKETTTYKAWWEK